A window of Pirellula sp. SH-Sr6A contains these coding sequences:
- the hpnC gene encoding squalene synthase HpnC, whose translation MTPPPQDLIPTESNSPLNRPLPSLPSDPERGSSNGAGRVGLRQGSALVREDLLRFGPQHCPVQSILPPEIASRQLRPLCTLEEAESYCRHLVGAHYENFSVVSRLLPKPLRQDVANIYAYCRWSDDLADEMDSPQQSQFLLDWWGGLLDDCFRGDAIHPVYVALRTTIEKHGLVRKPFEDLIHAFVQDQTQTRYDSDEELDRYCAGSANPVGRLLLALANVRDPESERASDAICTGLQLANFCQDMRMDAMRGRIYFPRQRWARQGVTEQEILNGNVSSRLRRAVQDWCFFAEGKLVEGLPLVKRVPYWLARNVQLFVRGGLSILHAIEDAQFDVWSREIEVRRSTKIGLLVRGWLQPRSTSAKRLRGA comes from the coding sequence ATGACACCTCCTCCCCAAGATCTTATCCCAACCGAGAGCAATTCGCCGTTGAACCGTCCCCTACCCAGCCTTCCATCCGATCCCGAGCGGGGGAGTTCCAACGGGGCGGGACGGGTGGGATTGCGGCAAGGTTCCGCGCTGGTTCGGGAAGACTTATTGCGATTTGGTCCTCAGCACTGCCCGGTACAAAGCATTCTGCCGCCGGAGATTGCCTCCCGGCAGCTTCGCCCTCTCTGCACGCTTGAGGAGGCAGAATCTTACTGCCGTCATTTGGTGGGAGCTCACTACGAGAATTTTTCCGTGGTTAGTCGACTGCTTCCCAAGCCGTTGAGGCAGGATGTTGCCAACATTTACGCGTATTGCCGTTGGTCCGATGATTTGGCCGACGAAATGGATTCGCCCCAGCAATCACAATTCCTGCTCGATTGGTGGGGGGGCTTGTTGGATGATTGTTTTCGAGGGGACGCAATCCATCCTGTTTACGTCGCCCTCCGCACGACGATTGAGAAGCATGGACTCGTCCGCAAGCCTTTTGAGGATTTGATTCACGCGTTTGTTCAGGATCAGACGCAAACGCGCTACGACTCGGATGAAGAACTGGATCGATACTGCGCGGGGAGCGCTAATCCGGTTGGTCGACTCCTTCTCGCATTGGCCAATGTGCGAGATCCAGAATCGGAGCGTGCGAGCGATGCGATTTGTACGGGGCTCCAATTGGCCAATTTCTGCCAGGATATGCGCATGGATGCGATGCGTGGCCGCATTTACTTTCCAAGGCAGCGATGGGCAAGACAGGGGGTGACCGAGCAGGAAATCCTCAATGGAAATGTGTCTTCACGATTGCGAAGAGCCGTTCAAGACTGGTGCTTTTTTGCGGAGGGAAAACTGGTGGAGGGATTACCACTGGTGAAGCGGGTGCCCTATTGGCTCGCACGCAACGTGCAACTTTTTGTTCGGGGAGGGCTCAGTATCCTGCACGCGATCGAAGATGCACAATTTGACGTTTGGAGTCGAGAGATCGAAGTGCGGCGTTCCACCAAGATCGGGTTGCTTGTCCGAGGTTGGCTACAACCGAGATCCACATCCGCGAAACGATTACGAGGAGCGTAA
- the ispH gene encoding 4-hydroxy-3-methylbut-2-enyl diphosphate reductase, which translates to MKIILAAPRGFCAGVNMAVKSLELALQHFGPPIYVYHEIVHNQFVVHSFKDRGAIFVNSLSEIPSGSTVLFSAHGVSPAIRTEAKNRDLQAIDATCPLVTKVHLEAIKFAKEHYTIILIGHDGHDEVIGTMGEAPEAILLVEDVADVDQLEFTTQTKLAYLTQTTLSVDDATRIIQRLKERFPWIVGPPKEDICYATQNRQEAVRVLGQQADIVLVLGSQNSSNSQRLRELAAESGKASYLVDGPKDLEREWFRGSETVLITAGASAPEQVVQETIAWLQSHFDASIEEQIVQKEEVVFPLPKALRALQSPSPAT; encoded by the coding sequence ATGAAGATTATTCTCGCAGCTCCTCGCGGTTTTTGTGCAGGGGTCAACATGGCTGTGAAAAGCTTGGAGTTGGCTCTGCAGCATTTCGGTCCTCCGATCTATGTGTACCACGAGATCGTGCACAATCAGTTCGTCGTCCACTCGTTCAAGGACCGGGGGGCGATCTTTGTGAATTCACTGTCGGAAATCCCGTCAGGCTCAACGGTCCTCTTCTCGGCCCACGGAGTTTCACCCGCTATCCGTACCGAAGCGAAAAACCGGGACTTGCAGGCCATCGATGCGACATGCCCGCTCGTTACCAAGGTTCACTTGGAAGCGATCAAATTCGCGAAGGAACATTACACGATCATCCTAATAGGTCACGATGGTCACGATGAAGTGATCGGGACGATGGGTGAAGCACCCGAGGCGATCCTGTTGGTGGAGGACGTCGCGGACGTCGACCAATTGGAGTTCACCACCCAAACCAAGCTGGCCTATCTCACTCAGACCACCCTCAGCGTCGACGATGCCACTCGGATCATTCAGCGCTTGAAGGAGCGATTTCCCTGGATTGTCGGTCCTCCCAAAGAAGACATCTGTTACGCAACTCAGAATCGACAGGAGGCCGTGCGCGTGCTGGGACAACAGGCTGATATCGTCCTTGTCCTCGGCAGCCAGAACAGCAGCAACTCGCAACGCCTGCGGGAATTGGCCGCCGAATCAGGCAAAGCGTCTTATTTGGTCGACGGCCCGAAAGATCTGGAGCGAGAGTGGTTTCGCGGGAGCGAAACGGTTTTGATCACCGCAGGTGCTAGTGCCCCCGAGCAAGTCGTGCAGGAAACGATCGCATGGCTCCAATCGCACTTCGATGCATCCATCGAGGAGCAAATTGTCCAAAAAGAGGAGGTCGTCTTCCCGCTGCCCAAAGCGCTGCGAGCCCTTCAAAGTCCCTCCCCTGCCACCTAG
- a CDS encoding EAL domain-containing protein — MYSHFQPVFERDGTTVWGYERLMRADNFEGGSISPAQLLEWARAENLLSMLDRVCRETHLRNAAHSVPAGKKILINFMPTAIYEPAFCLRSTLRVVDKLQLEPSDVIFEVVESEEVKDQEHLRKILEFYRDAGFMTALDDFGQGSSGLGMLASLNPDLVKLDRGLVAQAAHSKSHTAVVRGLVQIAHDCDQLILAEGIETEQELKLMRDLGVDLFQGFNLARPGTLATRQYVNSQQQPASC, encoded by the coding sequence ATCTATTCGCATTTCCAACCGGTCTTCGAACGAGATGGAACTACCGTTTGGGGTTACGAACGTTTGATGCGGGCCGACAATTTCGAAGGTGGCTCGATATCTCCCGCCCAATTGCTCGAGTGGGCTCGGGCGGAGAATCTCTTGTCCATGCTGGATCGCGTCTGCCGGGAAACGCATTTGCGCAATGCGGCGCACTCCGTTCCAGCGGGTAAGAAAATCCTCATCAACTTCATGCCTACAGCGATTTACGAGCCTGCCTTTTGTCTGAGGAGCACATTGCGCGTCGTCGACAAATTGCAGCTGGAGCCATCGGACGTTATTTTCGAAGTGGTCGAAAGCGAAGAAGTGAAGGACCAAGAACATCTGCGAAAGATTCTCGAATTCTATCGCGATGCCGGTTTCATGACGGCACTGGATGACTTCGGCCAAGGGTCGTCGGGGCTTGGAATGCTCGCCAGCCTAAACCCAGATTTGGTAAAGCTCGATCGCGGACTGGTCGCGCAAGCCGCGCATTCGAAGAGCCACACAGCGGTCGTCCGTGGACTGGTCCAAATTGCCCATGACTGCGACCAGCTGATTCTCGCTGAAGGAATCGAAACAGAGCAGGAGCTGAAACTGATGCGAGACCTTGGCGTCGATCTCTTCCAAGGCTTCAATTTGGCACGTCCTGGCACACTTGCGACTCGCCAGTATGTCAATTCGCAACAACAACCCGCATCGTGTTAG
- a CDS encoding YybH family protein yields MILGCVFWLVFPGLFNPALSQQPNNKAAAESASAATPKGSETEDSIAKQVASFASAFNKRDAKQFALFWVPQGEYIDESGETVVGREAIESFFTKVFEKKPEVSVQLITESIRVLSDSVAVEDGKAIVAPSPTEDPEVSQYTTVHLKVDGKWLIGSLRDSFVETDTEPKVLSDLEWLIGDWGSEENGVRSESHCRWIANNRFVERAYTTTQLDGSTTTGVQIIGWNAQTNQVQSWNFSPDGGHAVGVWSAIEGGWLSKVTGTTGTGESTMAVNVLKKLDDAAYVWQSIQRTVGDTPLPDTDEVIVRRIPSR; encoded by the coding sequence GTGATTCTTGGTTGTGTATTTTGGCTTGTATTTCCAGGCTTGTTCAATCCTGCCCTTTCACAGCAACCAAATAACAAAGCAGCTGCGGAATCCGCCAGTGCTGCAACTCCGAAAGGGAGCGAAACGGAGGATTCGATTGCCAAACAAGTCGCTTCCTTTGCCTCTGCATTTAACAAGCGAGATGCAAAGCAGTTCGCTTTGTTCTGGGTGCCGCAAGGAGAATACATCGACGAGTCAGGAGAGACGGTTGTCGGTCGGGAGGCGATCGAATCTTTCTTTACCAAAGTCTTCGAGAAGAAACCTGAGGTATCGGTTCAATTGATAACCGAGTCGATTCGAGTTCTTAGCGATTCGGTAGCCGTCGAAGATGGCAAAGCGATTGTTGCCCCTTCCCCAACGGAAGATCCCGAAGTCAGTCAATACACGACCGTTCACTTAAAAGTGGACGGAAAGTGGCTCATCGGATCGTTACGGGATTCTTTTGTTGAGACGGATACGGAACCGAAGGTCCTTTCCGATCTGGAATGGCTCATCGGCGACTGGGGCTCCGAGGAGAACGGCGTTCGATCCGAGTCCCACTGCCGATGGATAGCGAACAACCGATTCGTCGAACGCGCTTACACCACCACTCAACTCGATGGTTCGACGACGACAGGAGTGCAGATCATCGGCTGGAACGCGCAGACCAATCAGGTGCAATCATGGAACTTCTCACCCGACGGAGGACACGCGGTTGGAGTTTGGTCCGCTATTGAAGGTGGTTGGCTTTCCAAAGTGACTGGAACTACAGGCACAGGCGAATCGACGATGGCAGTGAATGTGTTAAAGAAACTTGACGATGCAGCTTATGTTTGGCAATCGATTCAAAGAACGGTAGGCGATACTCCACTGCCAGACACGGATGAAGTCATTGTCCGCAGAATCCCTTCTCGCTAG